One window of the Runella slithyformis DSM 19594 genome contains the following:
- the dprA gene encoding DNA-processing protein DprA, which produces MDQRLYQLGLHLTPGLGGVLIRYLIAHFGDAQKVFEANFKTLIRVTGVGEALARTILQKEGLRSAESELQKLAKINAGVVFYTDVVFPQRLKSLYDAPVLLYTKGSIDFNTGRFVSLVGTRKATDYGRNITEQIVEGLLNHGVTIVSGLAYGIDISAHRASVRSRIPTIGVMATGIDVVYPDSHSKTAIEMEANGGIVTEYCMGTKPDPMRFPARNRIIAGLSDAVIVVESAKRGGGLLTAEFANNYNRDVFAVPGNLSNPYSIGPNNLISANKAQIFTGVENLLESLSWLSDKSSEKNALPEHFTLEESQIVSLLRQKGEMHIDSLSWESQVSTGKLATLLLNLELQGYVRSLPGKRYTLG; this is translated from the coding sequence ATGGACCAACGTTTATATCAGCTGGGCTTACATCTGACGCCCGGCTTGGGGGGAGTACTGATTCGGTATTTGATCGCGCACTTCGGTGATGCGCAAAAAGTGTTTGAGGCCAATTTTAAAACGTTGATCCGTGTGACGGGCGTAGGGGAGGCGTTGGCACGGACGATCTTACAGAAAGAAGGATTAAGATCAGCTGAAAGCGAACTGCAAAAATTGGCGAAAATAAACGCCGGTGTGGTTTTCTACACTGATGTGGTCTTTCCGCAACGTCTCAAATCATTGTACGACGCGCCCGTGTTGCTCTATACCAAAGGCAGTATTGATTTTAACACCGGACGTTTTGTCTCGCTGGTCGGTACCCGAAAAGCAACGGATTATGGCCGTAATATCACAGAGCAGATCGTGGAAGGGCTTCTAAATCATGGTGTTACCATCGTAAGCGGATTGGCCTATGGCATTGATATTTCGGCGCACCGGGCCAGCGTGCGAAGCCGTATTCCAACCATTGGCGTGATGGCCACAGGCATAGATGTAGTGTATCCCGACAGTCATTCTAAAACCGCGATTGAGATGGAAGCCAATGGTGGCATCGTTACGGAATATTGTATGGGAACCAAGCCTGACCCGATGCGGTTTCCCGCGCGGAATCGTATCATCGCGGGCCTGTCAGACGCGGTCATTGTCGTGGAATCGGCCAAGCGGGGAGGGGGGCTGCTGACGGCAGAGTTTGCCAATAACTACAATAGAGACGTTTTTGCGGTGCCCGGTAACCTTTCCAATCCCTATTCCATCGGGCCGAATAACCTGATCAGTGCCAACAAAGCGCAGATTTTTACGGGCGTAGAGAATCTGCTCGAATCCCTGAGTTGGCTGTCGGACAAATCATCCGAAAAAAATGCATTACCCGAACATTTTACCCTGGAAGAAAGTCAGATTGTATCGTTGCTGCGCCAAAAGGGAGAAATGCACATCGACAGTCTGTCGTGGGAGAGTCAGGTATCGACGGGTAAGTTGGCGACGTTACTTCTCAATCTTGAATTGCAGGGCTATGTGCGCTCCCTGCCGGGTAAGCGATATACGCTGGGGTAG
- a CDS encoding FMN-binding glutamate synthase family protein: MNTFIESLANVPWWAWLMLILAAVALWDITQKKHTVLHNFPVIGHLRYWLETVGPEFRQYIVANNREELPFNRRQRSWIYASSKRENNFQGFGTDQDVHGAGFIFIKPALVTKRLAKDHPYRENPYVLPAPKVIGLSHNRRRPYRPKQVINISGMSFGSLSASAITALNEGAAKFGCYHNTGEGGFSPYHAKGGDVVLNIGTAYFGIRDDDGNFVMEKLVRLTQNNPAIRMLELKLSQGAKPGKGGVLPAAKITQEISDIRHVPMGKDVISPAAHSAFGTIPEMLDFIEAMAEATGLPIGIKAAVGKLDMWEELAELMVKTGRGPDFITIDGGEGGTGAAPPSFADHVSLPWVYGFSSVYRIFKKHGLTDRITFIGSGKLGLPAQAIMAFAMGADIINVAREAMMSIGCIQAQICHTNRCPAGVATQSKWLQAGLDPTLKSERFYNYGKTLTKEILEIAVACGYEHPCQFTMEDVDVAMGDNNHTRALKVVYQYEKAPVPYEGIDTLINCKYLGGGIQNAH, translated from the coding sequence ATGAATACATTTATTGAGTCGTTGGCAAATGTTCCGTGGTGGGCATGGCTGATGCTGATTTTAGCGGCGGTAGCCTTGTGGGATATAACCCAAAAAAAACACACTGTTCTGCATAATTTTCCCGTCATCGGACATCTTCGGTATTGGTTGGAAACCGTCGGGCCGGAGTTTCGTCAATACATCGTGGCTAACAACCGCGAAGAATTGCCGTTCAATCGCCGTCAGCGCTCGTGGATCTATGCGTCGTCTAAGCGTGAAAATAACTTTCAGGGATTTGGCACCGATCAGGATGTCCATGGCGCGGGCTTTATTTTTATTAAACCGGCACTCGTGACCAAGCGACTGGCAAAAGACCATCCTTACCGCGAAAACCCGTATGTATTGCCTGCCCCCAAAGTCATTGGGCTGAGCCATAATCGTCGCAGGCCGTACCGCCCCAAACAGGTCATCAATATTTCCGGAATGAGTTTCGGGTCGCTGTCGGCTTCGGCCATTACGGCGCTCAATGAAGGGGCGGCCAAGTTTGGCTGTTATCACAATACGGGAGAAGGAGGTTTCTCGCCCTATCATGCCAAGGGCGGCGATGTGGTGCTCAATATCGGTACGGCCTATTTCGGGATTCGGGACGATGACGGCAACTTTGTGATGGAAAAACTGGTGAGGCTCACGCAAAACAATCCTGCCATCCGAATGCTTGAACTGAAGCTTTCGCAGGGGGCCAAACCCGGAAAGGGCGGGGTATTGCCGGCGGCCAAGATCACGCAGGAAATTTCGGACATTCGGCACGTGCCGATGGGGAAAGACGTGATCTCTCCCGCCGCGCACAGTGCTTTCGGGACCATTCCCGAAATGCTTGACTTCATTGAAGCCATGGCCGAAGCGACAGGATTGCCCATAGGCATCAAAGCGGCGGTGGGGAAACTGGATATGTGGGAAGAATTGGCGGAACTGATGGTGAAAACCGGTCGCGGCCCGGACTTCATCACGATCGACGGCGGAGAGGGCGGTACGGGAGCGGCCCCGCCATCGTTTGCCGACCACGTGTCGCTGCCGTGGGTGTACGGATTTTCAAGCGTATACCGAATCTTCAAAAAACACGGACTGACCGACCGGATTACGTTTATCGGCTCGGGCAAATTAGGACTTCCCGCTCAGGCGATCATGGCCTTTGCGATGGGGGCGGATATAATAAACGTGGCCCGCGAAGCCATGATGTCGATTGGGTGTATTCAGGCACAGATATGTCATACCAACCGGTGCCCTGCCGGCGTAGCTACGCAGAGCAAATGGCTGCAGGCAGGCTTGGACCCAACGCTCAAGAGTGAGCGTTTTTACAATTACGGAAAAACATTGACCAAAGAAATCCTCGAAATCGCCGTTGCCTGCGGCTACGAGCATCCCTGTCAGTTTACCATGGAGGATGTGGATGTGGCTATGGGTGACAATAACCATACACGCGCGCTCAAAGTGGTGTATCAGTATGAAAAAGCCCCGGTACCTTATGAGGGAATAGACACGCTGATCAACTGTAAATACTTAGGGGGCGGTATCCAAAACGCACACTGA
- a CDS encoding serine hydrolase: MRQLTFLCFMLLSLTGDAQKRSSFSPLETYLSKLPAKTVVNLQIESLTGEVFFSRGATEAVPSASIIKIPILVELMEQVKTGKINLKEIYTLRAADKTGGSGVMASYSDGRQLLLKEVARLMMIASDNTATNIFIRKLGRSAINDRMNRLGLPSLQLNRVMMDTAAVARGIDNYVTARDINALLRLIYSHKVATPDLCEQMMEFLLQNQDTVTLPRLIPKTVRIAHKTGGLTYVRGDAGIVFATAPFVISVFIRGTPEKEAEKMIGEIGEICFTIFN, from the coding sequence ATGCGACAACTTACTTTTTTATGTTTTATGCTGCTCTCTTTGACGGGTGATGCGCAAAAACGCTCTTCGTTCAGTCCTCTTGAAACCTACCTTTCAAAACTTCCCGCCAAGACCGTCGTAAATCTTCAGATCGAATCACTGACGGGAGAGGTTTTTTTCAGCCGGGGAGCCACCGAAGCCGTGCCGTCGGCGAGTATCATCAAGATCCCGATCCTGGTGGAATTGATGGAACAGGTGAAAACCGGGAAGATCAATTTAAAGGAAATCTACACCTTACGCGCGGCCGACAAAACGGGCGGTTCGGGCGTGATGGCTTCGTACTCCGACGGCCGTCAACTGTTGCTGAAAGAAGTGGCTCGCCTCATGATGATCGCCAGCGACAATACCGCCACCAATATCTTTATTCGAAAACTGGGCCGCTCTGCCATCAATGACCGTATGAACCGGCTAGGCTTGCCAAGCCTGCAATTGAACCGGGTGATGATGGATACGGCGGCGGTGGCACGCGGTATCGACAATTACGTGACCGCCCGTGACATCAACGCTTTATTGCGTCTTATATACAGTCACAAAGTGGCCACCCCCGATTTGTGCGAGCAAATGATGGAATTTCTCTTACAAAACCAAGATACGGTGACCTTACCGCGACTCATTCCCAAAACGGTCAGGATCGCGCACAAAACGGGCGGATTGACCTATGTGCGGGGAGATGCGGGCATTGTGTTTGCCACTGCACCTTTTGTGATTTCTGTTTTTATTCGGGGAACACCCGAAAAAGAAGCCGAAAAAATGATCGGTGAGATCGGTGAGATTTGTTTTACGATTTTTAATTAA
- a CDS encoding endonuclease/exonuclease/phosphatase family protein, translating to MKNYAMKSKTPLFWRIQQLFFCFTLLSYTLTYFAFTGHWLAGFIMMSLPLLLILHTLLFCAWLIFNPKRSWLSGLALLLSFPFWARTLGWGPANDEETTPGKEIKVMSYNVMSFDMQSYLVDDQKENTYKLIEWAKKEDADVKCFQEFFNHRDRKELQTFSQFKKQGYPYYVSLRSQEDARKDYSNGLAILSKYPIVQHEALEFNNQNGIIYADIKINEDTVRFISVHLRSMVVRMGGINLAIKERNFGLGRYELFNIFRKIKGGFKHHVEEAKILTEWIEKSPYPVLVCGDFNEIPYGYAYGQVRKRLSNAFESVGKGFGFTYRKAPGFIRIDNQFYDPKKFKALGLQTRNDVKYSDHYPTIGRYKLL from the coding sequence GTGAAAAATTACGCAATGAAATCCAAAACTCCCCTTTTTTGGCGTATTCAGCAATTATTTTTTTGCTTTACTCTTCTCAGTTATACGCTTACCTATTTTGCCTTTACGGGGCATTGGCTAGCGGGATTCATTATGATGAGCCTTCCGCTGTTGCTGATTCTTCATACTTTACTGTTTTGCGCGTGGTTGATTTTCAATCCCAAACGATCCTGGCTGTCGGGATTAGCATTGCTGTTGAGTTTTCCTTTTTGGGCCAGAACCCTCGGATGGGGTCCTGCAAACGACGAAGAAACCACTCCGGGAAAAGAGATCAAAGTGATGAGCTACAATGTGATGTCTTTTGATATGCAGAGCTATTTAGTAGATGATCAAAAAGAAAATACCTATAAGTTGATCGAGTGGGCAAAAAAAGAAGACGCAGATGTGAAGTGCTTTCAGGAGTTTTTTAACCATCGGGACCGAAAAGAACTTCAAACATTTTCTCAATTTAAAAAGCAGGGATACCCTTATTATGTCTCATTGCGCTCTCAGGAGGATGCAAGAAAAGACTACTCAAACGGATTGGCTATTCTCTCCAAATATCCGATCGTGCAGCATGAGGCGTTGGAATTCAATAACCAAAACGGTATCATTTACGCCGACATCAAGATTAATGAAGATACCGTCCGATTCATAAGCGTGCATTTACGCTCTATGGTTGTACGAATGGGGGGGATAAATTTAGCGATAAAAGAAAGAAATTTCGGCTTGGGGCGGTATGAACTGTTCAATATCTTCCGAAAAATAAAAGGGGGGTTTAAACACCATGTAGAGGAAGCAAAAATACTGACGGAATGGATCGAAAAGTCTCCGTACCCTGTGCTGGTATGCGGAGATTTTAACGAAATTCCGTATGGGTATGCCTATGGGCAAGTTCGGAAAAGATTGTCGAACGCCTTTGAATCGGTGGGAAAAGGTTTTGGTTTTACTTACCGCAAAGCGCCGGGTTTTATTCGGATTGATAATCAGTTTTATGACCCTAAAAAATTTAAAGCGCTTGGTTTACAGACACGTAATGACGTAAAGTACTCAGACCACTACCCTACGATCGGACGCTATAAATTGTTATAA